The Opisthocomus hoazin isolate bOpiHoa1 chromosome W, bOpiHoa1.hap1, whole genome shotgun sequence genome includes a region encoding these proteins:
- the LOC142365606 gene encoding activated RNA polymerase II transcriptional coactivator p15-like, which produces MPKSKELVSSSSSASDSDSEVDKKAKRKKQAASEKPVKKQKTGESSKGAASSKQSSNRDDNMFQIGKMRYVSVRDFKGKVLIDIREYWMDQEGEMKPGRKGISLNPEQWNQLKEQISDIDDAVRKL; this is translated from the exons ATGCCGAAGTCAAAGGAACTTGTGTCTTCAAGCTCGTCTGCCAGTGATTCAGATAGTGAAGTTGACAAAAAG GCAAAGCggaaaaagcaagcagcttcagaaaAGCCTGTAAAGAAACAAAAGACTGGTGAAAGTTCAAAAGGAGCAGCTTCTTCTAAGCAAAGCAGCAACAGAGATGACAATATGTTTCAG ATTGGCAAAATGAGGTATGTCAGTGTTCGTGACTTTAAAGGGAAAGTCTTAATTGATATTAGAGAATATTGGATGGATCAAGAGGGTGAAATGAAGCCTGGCAGAAAAG gTATTTCTTTAAATCCAGAACAGTGGAACCAGCTGAAGGAACAGATTTCTGATATTGACGATGCAGTAAGAAAACTGTAA